One Labeo rohita strain BAU-BD-2019 chromosome 12, IGBB_LRoh.1.0, whole genome shotgun sequence genomic region harbors:
- the pgap3 gene encoding post-GPI attachment to proteins factor 3 isoform X2 codes for MTRLMFLAAAVFLLSAPASASQGDKEPVYRDCVKQCVRTNCTGARLRGFQSAQPPYMALTGWTCRDDCRYQCMWTTVGLYQAEGYSVPQFHGKWPFARFLCFEEPASALASLLNGLACLLMLLRYRSAVPRQSPMYHTITAFSLVSLNAWFWSTVFHTRDTYLTEKMDYFCASAVILYSIYLCCVRTLGLRRPAISSMVGVLLILAFTSHVSYLTFVSFDYGYNMAANATIEKYHVTGVQWGLNAVSY; via the exons ATGACGCGCCTGATGTTTCTAGCAGCCGCGGTGTTTCTCTTGTCCGCTCCTGCGAGCGCCTCTCAGGGGGACAAAGAGCCCGTCTATCGCGACTGTGTCAAACAATGCGTCCGGACAAACTGCACGGGGGCCCGACTGCGCGGATTCCAGTCCGCTCAACCTCCATACATGGCACTCACAG GCTGGACGTGTCGGGATGACTGCAGGTATCAGTGCATGTGGACCACTGTTGGTCTGTACCAGGCAGAGGGCTACAGCGTACCACAATTCCATGGGAAG TGGCCTTTTGCTCGTTTCCTGTGTTTTGAGGAGCCTGCTTCTGCGCTGGCGTCTCTGCTCAACGGTCTGGCATGTCTGCTGATGCTGCTGAGATACCGCAGCGCCGTCCCTCGACAGAGCCCCATGTACCACACCATCACCGCCTTCTCACTG GTTTCCCTGAATGCATGGTTCTGGTCTACAGTGTTTCACACGAGAGACACCTATCTAACAGAG AAGATGGACTACTTCTGTGCATCAGCTGTCATTCTTTACTCTATCTACTTGTGCTGTGTCAG GACATTGGGCTTGCGTAGACCCGCAATTTCCAGTATGGTGGGAGTTCTGCTCATTCTGGCCTTCACGTCTCATGTGTCTTATCTGACCTTTGTCAGTTTTGACTATGGGTACAACATGGCTGCCAATGCCACCATAG AAAAATATCACGTCACTGGAGTACAATGGGGTTTGAATGCTGTTTCATATTGA